The Lycium barbarum isolate Lr01 chromosome 10, ASM1917538v2, whole genome shotgun sequence genome includes a region encoding these proteins:
- the LOC132614035 gene encoding E3 ubiquitin-protein ligase RDUF1-like, translating to MSSTYWCYRCNRSYRFVNQDSITCPDCNSGFIEEIGSGRVSGSSPGQPRTRRTTNGNNGGGGDRSTPFNPVIVLRGGGVGGTGSEAGSGSGFELYYDDGAGSGLRPLPSSMSDFLLGSGFDRLLEQLSQIEANGMMIGSRLENNNNNVNPPASKSAIENLPTIEIVNSHIVSDTCCAVCREEFCLGNEAREMPCKHIYHSDCITPWLALRNSCPVCRHELPSESPNVDSANNDEEEEAVGLTIWRLPGGGFAVGRLGRRGSGERALPVVFTEMDGGFGNGNGNGVNGVQRRILWGSRGDVTRQNGAIRRFFGNLFSCFGGGVVGGGSSGSSTTSSDSRIINNGSRSSSNSMSSVFLATARRRRGWGFEGNNGVRRW from the coding sequence aTGTCTTCAACATACTGGTGTTATAGATGCAATAGATCTTACAGATTTGTAAACCAAGATTCAATCACCTGCCCCGATTGCAATTCCGGCTTCATCGAAGAAATCGGGTCGGGTCGTGTTTCCGGGTCAAGTCCGGGTCAACCCAGAACCCGCAGAACCACTAACGGTAATAATGGTGGCGGTGGTGACAGGTCAACACCGTTTAATCCAGTCATCGTCCTACGTGGCGGCGGCGTCGGAGGAACCGGGTCAGAAGCCGGATCCGGGTCGGGCTTCGAGCTGTATTATGATGATGGAGCCGGGTCGGGTTTGAGGCCTTTACCGAGTAGTATGTCGGATTTTCTACTCGGGTCGGGTTTTGATAGGTTGTTGGAACAGTTATCACAAATTGAAGCTAATGGTATGATGATTGGTTCAAGAttggaaaataataataataatgttaatCCACCAGCTTCGAAAAGTGCTATTGAGAATTTACCTACAATTGAGATTGTTAATTCACATATTGTAAGTGATACTTGTTGTGCAGTTTGTAGAGAAGAGTTTTGTTTAGGTAATGAAGCACGCGAAATGCCTTGTAAGCATATTTATCATTCGGATTGTATAACCCCGTGGCTTGCGTTGCGTAATTCGTGTCCTGTTTGTAGGCACGAATTGCCCAGTGAAAGCCCGAATGTAGATAGCGCGAATAATGATGAGGAAGAAGAAGCGGTTGGATTAACGATATGGAGATTACCGGGTGGTGGATTTGCTGTGGGTAGGTTAGGTAGAAGAGGTAGTGGCGAAAGAGCGTTACCCGTTGTGTTTACTGAAATGGATGGTGGTTTTGGTAATGGTAATGGTAATGGGGTTAATGGGGTTCAAAGGAGGATTTTATGGGGTTCTAGAGGTGATGTAACGCGACAAAATGGTGCGATTAGGAGGTTTTTTGGGAACTTGTTTTCTTGTTTTGGGGGtggtgttgttggtggtggttCGTCAGGGTCGAGTACTACTAGTTCGGATTCAAGGATAATAAATAATGGGAGTAGAAGTAGTAGTAATTCGATGTCGTCTGTGTTTCTTGCGACAGCAAGAAGGCGTAGAGGATGGGGATTTGAAGGTAATAATGGAGTTAGAAGATGGTAA